A genomic segment from Nicotiana tabacum cultivar K326 chromosome 9, ASM71507v2, whole genome shotgun sequence encodes:
- the LOC107790243 gene encoding uncharacterized protein LOC107790243 isoform X2 has protein sequence MEDEIAFSHYSVLQKISAKGLLFCVAMKTCNSSSWTKEEDRAFETALAIYAGDSNQLMKIAAAVPRKSIPEILQHYKKLVDDINDIEAGKVPLPQYGRMQGCSSRRSRLSGAEVERRKGVAWTAEEHRLFLQGLEKYGRGDWRSISRHCVVSRTPTQVASHAQKFFSRLKDNNKAKRRRSIHDITSVDAATTEPSQGQKTEKLNGPCGGQLQWPITDYVTEAFDPGMFPLPGPVTNCMTDAIGGPSGVNHENFPFGTAVVSELNSSHPNVDDEFLLGVEDLITVPTQGTSEAWHGVDTTTFPSLSWQPSFAGGAGMYTHPVNNVEYEMEELITKQLVEATQVGPIVNTTRLPLSIADHIGVHGCTASSSGAKNGFESTVGAPEAGLSVNSNPLMSIPGTSGGGVYPNFNASIKDDNIFDLEDLFPDHMIGFYEKDGKS, from the exons ATGGAAGATGAAATTGCCTTTTCCCACTACTCAGTTCTACAAAAAATATCAGCAAAAGGCCTTCTATTCTGTGTTGCTATGAAG ACATGCAATAGCTCCTCCTGGACTAAGGAGGAAGACAGAGCATTTGAGACTGCCCTAGCCATTTATGCTGGAGATAGCAATCAATTGATGAAGATCGCTGCAGCAGTTCCACGGAAATCTATTCCAGAAATCTTACAACATTATAAAAAACTTGTTGATGATATAAACGATATTGAGGCTGGAAAAGTTCCGCTACCTCAATACGGGAGAATGCAAGGTTGTTCCAGCCGCAGAAGTAGATTATCTGGAGCAGAGGTAGAACGGCGAAAAGGGGTCGCTTGGACTGCAGAGGAACACAG GTTGTTTCTCCAGGGGTTGGAGAAATATGGAAGAGGTGATTGGAGGAGTATATCTAGGCACTGTGTGGTATCCAGAACACCAACACAGGTGGCAAGCCATGCGCAGAAATTCTTCAGTCGATTAAAAGACAATAATAAGGCGAAGAGGAGAAGAAGCATTCATGATATCACTAGTGTGGATGCTGCTACTACTGAACCTTCACAAGGACAAAAAACTGAGAAGTTGAATGGACCTTGTGGAGGGCAATTACAATGGCCAATCACTGACTATGTGACTGAAGCTTTTGACCCAGGGATGTTTCCTTTACCAGGGCCAGTTACCAACTGCATGACTGATGCTATTGGAGGACCATCCGGTGTTAACCATGAGAATTTCCCGTTTGGTACTGCTGTTGTTAGTGAGTTGAATAGTTCACATCCCAATGTGGATGATGAGTTCCTGCTAGGTGTAGAAGACTTAATCACTGTACCGACACAGGGCACCTCTGAAGCGTGGCACGGGGTTGACACTACGACATTTCCATCACTTAGCTGGCAACCATCTTTTGCTGGTGGCGCTGGAATGTACACTCATCCAGTCAATAATGTTGAGTATGAAATGGAAGAGttaatcaccaaacagttggttGAAGCCACTCAAGTTGGTCCTATCGTTAACACTACAAGATTGCCATTATCAATTGCCGATCATATTGGAGTCCATGGTTGTACAGCTTCTAGCAGTGGTGCTAAGAACGGTTTTGAGAGCACTGTGGGAGCTCCTGAGGCAGGTCTTTCTGTTAATTCTAACCCATTAATGTCAATTCCTGGCACTAGTGGTGGTGGAGTATATCCAAATTTTAATGCTAGCATAAAGGACGACAACATCTTTGATTTGGAAGACCTATTCCCAGATCACATGATTGGATTTTATGAAAAGGATGGTAAATCTTAA
- the LOC107790243 gene encoding uncharacterized protein LOC107790243 isoform X1, translated as MGSELFNSLTIAVPNGKFSGLTPGGPSIASVMQLATALVKTCNSSSWTKEEDRAFETALAIYAGDSNQLMKIAAAVPRKSIPEILQHYKKLVDDINDIEAGKVPLPQYGRMQGCSSRRSRLSGAEVERRKGVAWTAEEHRLFLQGLEKYGRGDWRSISRHCVVSRTPTQVASHAQKFFSRLKDNNKAKRRRSIHDITSVDAATTEPSQGQKTEKLNGPCGGQLQWPITDYVTEAFDPGMFPLPGPVTNCMTDAIGGPSGVNHENFPFGTAVVSELNSSHPNVDDEFLLGVEDLITVPTQGTSEAWHGVDTTTFPSLSWQPSFAGGAGMYTHPVNNVEYEMEELITKQLVEATQVGPIVNTTRLPLSIADHIGVHGCTASSSGAKNGFESTVGAPEAGLSVNSNPLMSIPGTSGGGVYPNFNASIKDDNIFDLEDLFPDHMIGFYEKDGKS; from the exons ATGGGAAGTGAACTATTCAACTCACTAACAATAGCAGTACCAAACGGGAAATTCTCAGGGTTAACACCGGGTGGTCCTTCAATAGCATCAGTCATGCAGTTGGCAACTGCCTTGGTAAAG ACATGCAATAGCTCCTCCTGGACTAAGGAGGAAGACAGAGCATTTGAGACTGCCCTAGCCATTTATGCTGGAGATAGCAATCAATTGATGAAGATCGCTGCAGCAGTTCCACGGAAATCTATTCCAGAAATCTTACAACATTATAAAAAACTTGTTGATGATATAAACGATATTGAGGCTGGAAAAGTTCCGCTACCTCAATACGGGAGAATGCAAGGTTGTTCCAGCCGCAGAAGTAGATTATCTGGAGCAGAGGTAGAACGGCGAAAAGGGGTCGCTTGGACTGCAGAGGAACACAG GTTGTTTCTCCAGGGGTTGGAGAAATATGGAAGAGGTGATTGGAGGAGTATATCTAGGCACTGTGTGGTATCCAGAACACCAACACAGGTGGCAAGCCATGCGCAGAAATTCTTCAGTCGATTAAAAGACAATAATAAGGCGAAGAGGAGAAGAAGCATTCATGATATCACTAGTGTGGATGCTGCTACTACTGAACCTTCACAAGGACAAAAAACTGAGAAGTTGAATGGACCTTGTGGAGGGCAATTACAATGGCCAATCACTGACTATGTGACTGAAGCTTTTGACCCAGGGATGTTTCCTTTACCAGGGCCAGTTACCAACTGCATGACTGATGCTATTGGAGGACCATCCGGTGTTAACCATGAGAATTTCCCGTTTGGTACTGCTGTTGTTAGTGAGTTGAATAGTTCACATCCCAATGTGGATGATGAGTTCCTGCTAGGTGTAGAAGACTTAATCACTGTACCGACACAGGGCACCTCTGAAGCGTGGCACGGGGTTGACACTACGACATTTCCATCACTTAGCTGGCAACCATCTTTTGCTGGTGGCGCTGGAATGTACACTCATCCAGTCAATAATGTTGAGTATGAAATGGAAGAGttaatcaccaaacagttggttGAAGCCACTCAAGTTGGTCCTATCGTTAACACTACAAGATTGCCATTATCAATTGCCGATCATATTGGAGTCCATGGTTGTACAGCTTCTAGCAGTGGTGCTAAGAACGGTTTTGAGAGCACTGTGGGAGCTCCTGAGGCAGGTCTTTCTGTTAATTCTAACCCATTAATGTCAATTCCTGGCACTAGTGGTGGTGGAGTATATCCAAATTTTAATGCTAGCATAAAGGACGACAACATCTTTGATTTGGAAGACCTATTCCCAGATCACATGATTGGATTTTATGAAAAGGATGGTAAATCTTAA
- the LOC107804768 gene encoding uncharacterized protein LOC107804768, which produces MIFYILYSLFLVLIAFLMCYVVVLLMAPKEDRKDPAWAYSERVCETNKMAIRCLFCDKISNGGIYRQKAHLIGGDPNVASSPKVPSHVKEDLKAFLHKKSIKTQLIHEQELYNLDDDDETEEGDDASSLPPKSQKRGRMQPMSSSCGSTGKTKGPMDCYFSQKSGDKEGKGGNPQIDAKTILRDRAITMFARWMYDAGLPFNCVNYTDTFSAFIEAVGQYGPGMKPPTYHEVRGPYLKKEVAEVNKIVEEHKVEWNKFDCSIMMDKWTARNGKMIINILVNSPKGSLFLESVDASDSSTDSTKMYSLFKSTIDSIGAENVVQVVTDNASENVKAGDLMSAGYPHIYWTPCAAHSINLIFGDIFKERPFSSIFNQAIRVHSYIVQRPLLLNMMKRFTKQRSLVKPAKTRFATAFLTLHRMYEQKSNLKKLFVSDEYTNSAYGKEARGRESADIILSPSFWNNVVHALKIGGPLVKVLRLVDGEQRPPMGYLYEAMDRAKEAIQVSFSDQRKYKRVFEIIDKRWDSKLHSPLHAVL; this is translated from the coding sequence ATGATTTTTTATATCCTTTATAGTTTATTCTTAGTTCTTATTGCCTTTCTTATGTGTTATGTAGTTGTTCTTTTAATGGCGCCAAAAGAAGATAGGAAAGATCCGGCTTGGGCTTACTCTGAAAGAGTTTGCGAGACCAACAAGATGGCAATTAGATGTCTTTTTTGTGACAAGATTTCAAATGGAGGAATCTATCGTCAAAAAGCGCATCTAATCGGCGGTGATCCAAATGTCGCATCTTCTCCTAAAGTTCCGTCGCATGTGAAGGAAGATTTGAAAGCATTCCTTCATAAAAAGAGTATAAAGACTCAACTGATTCATGAACAAGAACTGTATAATCTTGATGACGATGATGAAACAGAAGAAGGTGACGATGCTTCGTCGCTTCCACCAAAATCACAAAAGCGGGGAAGGATGCAACCAATGTCTTCTAGTTGTGGATCTACTGGCAAGACCAAAGGTCCTATGGATTGTTACTTCTCGCAAAAATCTGGAGATAAGGAAGGAAAAGGTGGTAATCCTCAAATTGATGCCAAAACGATTTTGAGGGATCGTGCAATTACAATGTTTGCGCGGTGGATGTATGATGCAGGTCTTCCttttaattgtgttaattataCTGACACTTTTTCTGCTTTTATTGAGGCCGTAGGCCAATATGGTCCAGGAATGAagcctccaacatatcatgaaGTTAGAGGGCCATATCTAAAAAAAGAGGTGGCAGAGGTGAACAAAATCGTGGAGGAGCACAAAGTAGAATGGAACAAGTTTGATTGTTCCATTATGATGGATAAGTGGACGGCGagaaatggaaaaatgatcatcaATATCTTGGTGAATTCTCCTAAGGGAAGCCTGTTTCTTGAGTCCGTTGATGCAAGCGACTCTTCGACTGATTCAACCAAAATGTACTCTTTGTTCAAGAGTACAATAGACTCTATTGGAGCAGAAAATGTTGTTCAAGTTGTCACGGACAACGCCAGTGAAAATGTTAAAGCTGGCGATTTGATGTCTGCTGGGTACCCGCATATTTATTGGACTCCGTGTGCAGCACATTCCATTAATTTGATCTTTGGTgacattttcaaggaaagaccCTTTAGTTCAATCTTTAATCAGGCAATTAGAGTGCATTCCTATATTGTTCAAAGgcctttgttattgaatatgatGAAGAGATTCACTAAACAAAGAAGCTTGGTGAAACCTGCAAAGACAAGATTTGCTACTGCTTTCTTGACTTTACATAGGATGTATGAGCAAAAAAGCAATTTGAAGAAGTTGTTTGTTTCAGATGAGTACACTAACAGTGCCTATGGAAAGGAAGCTCGAGGGAGAGAATCTGCAGATATTATACTTTCTCCTTCATTCTGGAATAATgtggttcatgcattgaagattggtGGTCCTTTAGTTAAAGTGCTTCGTTTGGTGGATGGGGAGCAAAGGCCACCAATGGGCTACCTGTACGAAGCAATGGATAGGGCAAAGGAGGCTATTCAAGTCTCGTTTAGTGatcaaagaaaatacaaaagagtCTTTGAGATCATAGATAAAAGGTGGGATAGTAAGCTTCATAGCCCTTTGCATGCTGTTTTATGA